Proteins encoded in a region of the Salminus brasiliensis chromosome 2, fSalBra1.hap2, whole genome shotgun sequence genome:
- the LOC140549974 gene encoding neuronal acetylcholine receptor subunit alpha-7 → MVCEERTLAPVCSLLLTAMGAGHFTVFVLNAAVFIHVSLQGQHQRRLYKDLMRNYNPLERPVYNDSQSLTVHFSFSLMQIMDVDEKNQVLTTNIWLQLYWLDYYLQWNITDYPGVSNVRFPDNQIWRPDILLYNSADERFDATFHTNVLVNSSGYCQYLPPGIFKSTCYIDVRWFPFDVQRCDLKFGSWTYGGWSLDLQMLEADVTGYIANGEWDLVEVPGRRNERFYDCCKEPYPDVTFTVVMRRRTLYYGLNLLIPCVLISTLALLVFLLPADSGEKISLGITVLLSLTVFMLLVAEIMPATSDSVPLIAQYFATTMVIVGLSVIATVLVLQYHHHDPDGGKMPKWTRVLLLNWCAWFLRMRRPGEERVRSACHNKQLHRGSVSSVELSVSQGTLQPNNSNMLYIGFRGMEGVHYATSPDSGVLCGRIMGAGEEDVLLPGATVSSYQGRVGVGGRVTGSVVGGASETELAKILEELRYIARRFRNQDEDENVCNEWKFAAAVIDRLCLMAFSIFTILCTFGILMSAPNFVEAISKDFFS, encoded by the exons aTGGTCTGTGAGGAGAGGACCCTCGCGCCGGTCTGCTCTCTTCTCTTAACAGCCATGGGAGCGGGGCACTTCACTGTGTTTGTGCTGAACGCCGCGGTCTTTATACACG TGTCCTTGCAGGGGCAGCACCAAAGACGTTTGTATAAGGACCTGATGAGGAACTATAATCCCTTAGAGAGGCCAGTCTACAATGATTCTCAGTCTCTAACTGTTCACTTCAGCTTCAGTCTGATGCAGATCATGGACGTG GATGAGAAGAATCAAGTTCTGACCACTAACATCTGGCTGCAGCTG TACTGGTTGGATTATTACCTGCAGTGGAACATAACTGACTATCCTGGTGTGTCCAATGTGCGATTTCCCGATAATCAAATCTGGAGGCCAGATATTCTGCTCTACAACAG TGCTGATGAGAGGTTTGATGCTACTTTCCATACCAATGTGCTGGTCAACTCATCAGGCTACTGCCAGTATCTACCACCAG GGATCTTTAAGAGCACCTGCTACATAGATGTTCGCTGGTTCCCCTTTGATGTACAGCgatgtgatctgaagtttgGCTCGTGGACGTACGGCGGCTGGTCTCTGGATCTGCAGATGCTGGAGGCAGATGTCACAGGATACATTGCCAATGGGGAGTGGGACCTAGTGG aggTTCCCGGCCGCCGAAACGagaggttttatgactgctgtaAGGAGCCGTATCCTGATGTCACCTTCACAGTGGTAATGAGGAGGAGAACCCTGTACTACGGACTGAACCTCCTCATCCCCTGTGTGCTCATCTCCACCCTCGCACTGTTAGTGTTCCTGTTGCCCGCTGACTCAGGGGAAAAGATTTCACtgg GAATCACTGTGCTGCTGTCACTGACTGTCTTTATGCTCCTGGTGGCTGAAATCATGCCAGCAACATCGGATTCAGTGCCGTTGATCG CTCAATACTTTGCCACCACTATGGTGATCGTAGGGCTCTCAGTCATTGCTACAGTGCTTGTGCTGCAGTACCACCACCACGACCCTGACGGTGGCAAGATGCCAAAGTGG ACTCGCGTGCTGCTGCTGAACTGGTGTGCGTGGTTCCTGCGCATGCGGAGGCCCGGCGAGGAGCGCGTCCGCTCGGCCTGCCACAACAAGCAGCTACACAGGGGCAGCGTGTCCAGCGTGGAGTTGTCCGTCAGCCAGGGGACGCTGCAGCCCAACAACAGCAACATGCTGTACATTGGCTTTAGGGGCATGGAAGGCGTCCATTACGCCACCTCGCCCGATTCCGGGGTGCTCTGTGGCCGCATCATGGGAGCCGGCGAGGAGGACGTGCTGTTGCCGGGGGCCACAGTGTCATCATATCAAGGCAGGGTCGGTGTTGGAGGCAGAGTCACTGGAAGTGTTGTAGGAGGAGCCTCAGAGACAGAATTAGCAAAGATCCTGGAGGAACTGAGGTACATTGCGAGGAGATTCCGAAACCAGGATGAAGACGAGAATGTGTGTAATGAGTGGAAGTTTGCAGCAGCTGTTATCGATCGCCTCTGTCTAATGGCCTTctccatcttcaccattctCTGCACTTTTGGCATTCTTATGTCTGCACCCAACTTTGTGGAGGCCATCTCTAAAGACTTTTTTAGTTAA